CCTGTTATTGTCACGCCATACAACTTACCCCCTTGGATGTGCATGAAAGAAGAATACATGTTCTTGACGGTGATTGTACCTGGGCCACATAACCCGAAAGACAAACTCGACGTATTTCTTCAGCCGTTAATTGCAGAACTCCAATCACTGTGGTGTTCTGGTGTGCAGACATACGACATGCATTCGAAACAAAACTTTAATCTAAGAGTTGCTTTGCTCTGGACCATAAGTGATTTTCCAGCCTACGCAATGTTATCCGGGTGGAGCACTGCAGGGAAGCAGGCTTGTCCTCATTGCATGTCTGATTCAAACGCTTTTACCCTACCATGCAGTGGCAAAACAAGTTGGTTTGACAACCACCGAAAATTCTTGCCTGAAGATCACCCATTGCGTCGAAATAGAGTTATGTTTATTCGTGGAAGACGTGTTCTGGACCCAGCGCCAATTGTCAAACAAGGTGATGAGTTACTGAACGAGTTGGAAGAATACGGATTCAGACCTTCGTATGAGGTTGACTCTGAAACGATAAACAAAGAAATTGCTAGTTATGTGCAATGTGGATGGAGAAGAAGAAGTATACTTTGGGAACTTCCTTACTGGAGTACAAACTTGATTCGACACAACTTGGATGTGATGCATGTTGAGAAAAATGTTTTCGACAATGTCTTCAACACTGTTTGTAACATACAAGGACGCACAAAAGATAACGCAAAAACAAGGGCAGATCTCGTCCAAATGAATATAAGACCAGAGTTACATCCCGACGGAGAGACAGGTCAATATCCTAAAGCAGCGTACACTCTTGACAGGAGAGGCCGACAAGTTTTATTCGGTTGGCTTAAGGATGTTAAATTTTGTGATGGTTATGTCTCCAAAATGGCACGTTGTGTGGACATGCAGAAATTGCGAATGTTTGGGATGAAAAGTCATGACTGCCATGTGTTCATGCAACGTTTGATTCCTGTTGCATTCAGAGAGTTGTTACCACGTCATGTTTGGGAAGTATTGACAGAGCTAAGCCTTTTCTTCGCGGACTTAACATCCAGAAACATCAAACAAAGTGATATGATGCGTTTAAATGATGATATTGTCCTCATTTTGTGCAAGTTAGAAAAGATTTTCCCCCNTTTACGAGAGGATGCAGGCAACAGAGGCGGAGAACGCCATGCTGAGAGATCGCATGGTGTCACTAGAAGAGCAGGTCCGAGTCTTAGTTGCAGGCATGTCACAGGGAGCTACTGCGCATACATCAGGCCGCACGCTGCTTGGACCAGGCACTTCTCACAGGGGTCGATCACGTGGCGCATCAGTTGCTTCTTCATCTCGTACCCACAGATTATCACAAAGTTATGTTCCTCCGACGCAGGGGTACGAGGATGGAGATGACGACGATGACGAGACCCAGTCACCTGAGGATagttttttttgattttttttacgaCATTTGTACCAAACACTTTCATTAACCTTTGTGGATTAGTAATATGATTACATTTctcaaattttgttatttttttttctattgtaCTGgacacaatatatttttatacatatttaaGGGAAAACACCCTTAAATATGTCTaaccgtcgcttaatatagcgacggttacataaaacaccgtcgcttaatatagcgacggctACGTCAAATTCCGTCGCtagagcgacggtttttatgtaaccgtcgcttagtatagcgacggtattgtgataAATAGAAACCGTCGCTGAGAGAAGGGTTAAACTAAACGGTCGTTACATTAGCGACTGTTTAACAAACCGTTGCTAAAATAGGGACGGTGTTTTcgacaaaaccgtcgctacattgtAACGGTTATTGAGAAACCGTCGCTGAGAGAAGGCGACGCGACCTCCGGTTACGGATCACTAAACCGTCACTACAACCGTCGCCTAACCTTttgagcgacggttttagcgacggttaaaaccgtcgctatccggtttttttttttgtagtggacTTTTTtctctatgcagcttgcatagGTATGCAGATAAAGTAAATATCATGAttggataaaatcgtaaaatattattaaaataaagattactTTTACATAATAGTCAATAAAGCTCAAGACACGAGTTGGCTCGTTGGACACCTAATCTAATACGAACGCTCGTCGCTTTATCAAAAACTATAGTCGCTGATCAGTAACTGTTCAAGTCAAATCTTATGAACCGTATATACAACAACTTAAGCGCTAGTGTTTGATTGCTATCTCAAAATGAATAATTATTGCAGATAACTAAATTGGACTTGCCTGCTAAGTGTTTGGATATATCCTCCATCACATGTATAAACCCTAATAGTTAATAACATTCCTTATGTACACCCTGGAAGATAAAGATTCCAGAAAAATCAGACACCCTATGCTTGATTGTTGCTTGTCTTTTACTAAGTTAACTATCCAAAGGAAGTAACAGTGAAAATGTACATTCTAAATGTAAAGACATGCATGCACGAATGATATCTGTCGAACACTAAAGAATATTGGCTCTTGCGCAACGCGAAAGGATATTCCCACTTCATATGCAAAGATTCAAGTCAAAGGATACTCGTTTATTTAGTTTTCTCTTTGGAGAAAATTCCAAGACACCCGTGAGCAAGCACATGCCAGTTTTGGCAGTAATAAGTGCTTGTGGACACGGTTCAATTAGATTCTTATGATCGATATTCAATGGGAGACTTGCAAAATGTTTTCTTCTGTCTGGCCTAATATATATATCTGGGAAATTgcatttataattaataaatagaaCTTTATTTATAACCAAATTGAGCAAAAAAGAAACCTTTTTTTTACTTGTATATATTTGtgtattatgtatatatataaccatttaaaacaaaaatacatttaaattattttgatgtattaaatatgtagtATTTATTAAAACACACATgaaatcgaaaattatgaaacAATTAATAAATCAAGTTAGTCAAGGAAAAAAAACTACTTTGTCGTGttatttaagaaattgattATTTATCGGAGATTGAGGGGATAGAATAAAGAATTACTAACCAACCATGGCCCGTTGTTAATTTCTTGATATATATGCTAAACCGCAACCAATATATAAGATTAATACTAATTACTTTTCACAGATAAATTACGATTGTTGATCACTTAGGGGAACGATCAATTTTTTTCAACACTTGAATCACTTCCCAGTGATAATTATCGATCGAGTTCTTGAAAACATCATGATATCATACTCATTTGTAACTCTCACATAATTAAATGCATAGATATAATACGGGAAGTGGTTGTTTATTAAAGCAAAACAATttggtttaataaaaaaaaaaaggcaattA
This window of the Primulina huaijiensis isolate GDHJ02 unplaced genomic scaffold, ASM1229523v2 scaffold42415, whole genome shotgun sequence genome carries:
- the LOC140969610 gene encoding uncharacterized protein, with amino-acid sequence MDNTDRSWMYRRLENGFLSSEFCVGVETFVSFALSHPECLLDGKLRCPCNRKKCRNKCFEEAETVKFHLGRYGFVPNYYCWQFHGDQYVPPMFPNFNMEAPSSSTCFVNRSTQQEFIDPIQSDQYFCNTEHGNTYFDDTNQNETNEFAEENPHTDSGNDDPQSPNSPVKSLYEMIKSAEKEIWDGNPHGHSLLSVLARLLKMKQEHNMSERNYNDMCQLMSELCPSDNSVPESFYATKKLIKDLGLPVEKIDVCQNNCMIYWGEDDSLTECKICQHPRYRRSRRRSTNRKTQTPYKKMYYFPITQRLQRLYASTATASHMRWHKEHHFDGETMTHPSDSPAWRHFDAMHPSFASEIRNVRLGMSTDGFQPFGQSGQQYSSWPVIVTPYNLPPWMCMKEEYMFLTVIVPGPHNPKDKLDVFLQPLIAELQSLWCSGVQTYDMHSKQNFNLRVALLWTISDFPAYAMLSGWSTAGKQACPHCMSDSNAFTLPCSGKTSWFDNHRKFLPEDHPLRRNRVMFIRGRRVLDPAPIVKQGDELLNELEEYGFRPSYEVDSETINKEIASYVQCGWRRRSILWELPYWSTNLIRHNLDVMHVEKNVFDNVFNTVCNIQGRTKDNAKTRADLVQMNIRPELHPDGETGQYPKAAYTLDRRGRQVLFGWLKDVKFCDGYVSKMARCVDMQKLRMFGMKSHDCHVFMQRLIPVAFRELLPRHVWEVLTELSLFFADLTSRNIKQSDMMRLNDDIVLILCKLEKIFPXLREDAGNRGGERHAERSHGVTRRAGPSLSCRHVTGSYCAYIRPHAAWTRHFSQGSITWRISCFFISYPQIITKLCSSDAGVRGWR